In Fluviicola taffensis DSM 16823, the following are encoded in one genomic region:
- a CDS encoding T9SS type A sorting domain-containing protein, whose amino-acid sequence MKKHIITITFLVALLCHSQNLVPNGNFEAGSYDGGSEPIEFYSGTYTGNWWSDLTSSSTHHRFDNSMQGTWYVAKADKTYNGKRRDSPDWIDPNIWYNTEHGGNCTETRYVRSAYPTESIMVKMADGHKLVKGQTYTFKIKARGGKGTEFPSHQFRLAFTADPEGLYCLNKKKWYVKEFYVENSCDWHYFEHTFTVPDNDDKKYEDMGWLVLNVNYYRDGSNEPNDYGAVFNFDDVVLTIEPKCIDTRYIQDRVYAQGEHKIEQANVEIRAGAHVSPYSWQSQFPVVLKPTSMVIYRAPTVYLEPGFFIEEDGSYFETQVGTCVEDPCPGVPNFTPPPIAQCTGSFTLGNDFLETPGVFYVWEPANYFSAPWSRVTNVTRPPNDDGCVDAKLTIWTICGAIQVHNFKLQFIDAAPTIDIANVTMSQTGISGYINLQNTSEYTIQGINTVTGAIVFEDEYEWDCQNGSQHIPFSVNHCTGNLCQNLEIKITASNPCFGSVSESLQWQAPNVPDYDLQVSNLVSNDFEFHFDWTIPTTYEYVKVQVWNEAKTEKICEWNYNRCSNPINLNNPYHFDIRNCLGDGCFSQCENYKILLETKQYCNALVSHKEISWNKSSTTFAMPVNYPNIITANNDGVNDVLCFEPTGADSYHIYVNNRWGTPEYEDEGCVDELPICVWVPSSNLDDANYFYTIQFSNQCGYADEHTAIILVIMGIPQNNQPQEAQNSGLSIVMDEIVTVPKVSKDNISLSWSVNAYPNPAEDMVFIQSSEEITRITLRDVLGKEILSKKINDMNTSISISNYASGYYILDVNSQAGVKSINLIKR is encoded by the coding sequence ATGAAAAAACATATTATAACAATCACCTTTTTGGTGGCATTATTATGCCATTCGCAAAATCTAGTTCCGAATGGGAATTTTGAAGCAGGTTCTTACGATGGAGGTTCAGAACCAATTGAATTCTATTCAGGAACATATACAGGAAATTGGTGGTCAGATTTAACAAGCTCATCAACCCATCACCGATTCGACAACAGTATGCAAGGAACATGGTATGTCGCAAAGGCCGATAAAACTTATAACGGAAAGCGCAGAGATTCTCCAGATTGGATTGATCCAAATATTTGGTATAATACAGAACATGGCGGAAATTGTACTGAGACAAGATACGTGAGATCCGCCTATCCAACTGAATCTATAATGGTGAAAATGGCAGATGGTCATAAATTAGTAAAAGGTCAAACATATACATTTAAAATTAAAGCAAGAGGAGGAAAAGGAACAGAATTTCCATCCCATCAATTTAGATTGGCTTTTACAGCAGATCCTGAGGGTTTATATTGCCTTAATAAGAAAAAATGGTATGTAAAAGAATTTTACGTTGAGAACTCCTGTGACTGGCATTATTTTGAACATACCTTTACAGTTCCAGATAATGACGACAAAAAGTATGAAGACATGGGGTGGTTAGTACTTAATGTTAATTATTATCGTGATGGGAGTAATGAACCAAATGATTACGGAGCCGTTTTCAATTTTGATGACGTAGTTCTTACTATTGAGCCTAAATGCATTGATACACGGTATATTCAAGACAGGGTATATGCGCAGGGGGAGCATAAGATAGAACAAGCCAATGTTGAAATCAGGGCTGGTGCGCATGTAAGTCCTTATTCTTGGCAGTCTCAGTTTCCTGTGGTATTAAAACCCACATCAATGGTAATATATAGAGCCCCCACTGTGTATTTGGAACCGGGTTTCTTTATTGAGGAAGACGGCAGTTATTTTGAAACACAAGTTGGAACGTGTGTGGAAGATCCGTGTCCAGGTGTTCCAAATTTCACCCCGCCTCCAATTGCTCAATGCACTGGATCATTCACTTTGGGAAATGATTTCCTTGAAACACCAGGCGTGTTTTATGTTTGGGAGCCAGCTAATTATTTTTCAGCACCGTGGAGTCGGGTTACTAATGTAACAAGACCACCTAATGACGATGGTTGTGTGGATGCCAAACTTACGATTTGGACCATTTGTGGTGCTATTCAAGTTCATAATTTTAAACTTCAATTCATTGATGCAGCACCTACGATTGATATAGCGAATGTAACAATGAGTCAAACGGGTATATCAGGATATATAAACTTGCAAAATACTTCTGAGTACACTATCCAAGGGATAAACACCGTAACAGGAGCTATCGTTTTTGAAGATGAATATGAATGGGACTGTCAAAACGGATCACAACACATACCATTTTCTGTGAATCATTGTACGGGGAATCTTTGTCAGAATTTGGAAATTAAAATAACAGCTTCGAATCCTTGTTTTGGAAGTGTATCTGAATCGTTACAATGGCAAGCACCGAACGTTCCTGACTATGATCTACAGGTAAGTAATCTAGTATCAAATGATTTTGAATTTCATTTTGACTGGACAATACCAACTACCTATGAATATGTGAAGGTTCAAGTATGGAACGAAGCTAAAACTGAGAAAATTTGTGAATGGAACTATAATCGATGTTCAAACCCAATTAATTTGAATAATCCATATCATTTTGATATCCGAAATTGTTTAGGGGATGGTTGTTTCTCGCAGTGCGAAAACTATAAAATCCTTTTGGAGACAAAACAATATTGTAATGCATTAGTTTCACATAAAGAAATTTCTTGGAATAAATCAAGTACTACATTTGCAATGCCAGTAAATTATCCCAATATCATTACCGCAAATAATGACGGGGTAAATGATGTCTTATGTTTTGAACCAACTGGGGCTGATTCATATCACATTTATGTTAATAATCGATGGGGAACTCCAGAGTATGAAGATGAAGGATGCGTTGATGAATTGCCAATTTGTGTATGGGTTCCCTCAAGTAATTTAGATGATGCAAATTATTTTTATACCATTCAATTTAGTAACCAATGTGGCTATGCTGATGAACATACTGCAATAATATTGGTAATTATGGGAATACCTCAAAATAATCAACCACAGGAAGCTCAAAATTCAGGATTATCCATAGTTATGGATGAAATTGTTACCGTGCCGAAAGTTAGTAAAGACAATATCAGTTTAAGTTGGAGTGTCAATGCATATCCAAACCCAGCAGAGGATATGGTATTTATTCAATCATCAGAAGAAATAACCAGAATTACTCTTCGTGATGTCTTAGGAAAAGAAATTTTATCAAAAAAAATAAATGATATGAATACTTCTATTTCGATTTCAAATTATGCTTCAGGCTATTATATATTGGATGTAAATAGTCAAGCTGGAGTTAAATCTATCAATCTTATTAAGCGGTAA
- a CDS encoding alpha/beta fold hydrolase has translation MLKQKKNRFFVVLGGILILAIAGFASMSSETESISEKKINKKQREILVEEYEVFDNARFRRIPVALYAPKVDKDSTNTIQLVIFSHGYGSNYPTNYTNYSYLTRRLAGLGYWTLSIQHELIGDSLLPKVGVMQEVRMPFWKRGEENILFVLNHFKEIHPNLFIKSVDLIGHSNGGDMSVLMAKDYPNLIRKVITLDHLRIPFPLTFSPQYSSLRSTDKTADSGVIPSPEMCDSLGIQIIQLRRITHNEMNDEGTRRQKKKINGYIQKILENRL, from the coding sequence ATGTTGAAACAAAAGAAAAATCGCTTTTTTGTAGTTTTAGGAGGTATCTTAATCCTAGCGATTGCTGGTTTTGCATCGATGTCATCTGAAACTGAAAGTATTTCTGAGAAAAAGATAAATAAAAAACAACGAGAAATTCTAGTGGAGGAATATGAAGTGTTTGATAATGCTCGTTTCCGAAGAATACCTGTTGCTTTGTATGCTCCAAAAGTGGATAAAGATTCCACGAATACTATTCAATTGGTTATTTTCAGTCATGGATACGGTTCCAACTATCCAACCAATTATACCAATTACTCTTACTTGACCCGTAGATTGGCAGGTTTAGGATATTGGACCTTGAGTATTCAACACGAATTAATTGGAGATTCTCTCCTTCCAAAAGTAGGGGTTATGCAAGAAGTCCGCATGCCGTTTTGGAAACGAGGAGAAGAAAATATCTTATTTGTTTTAAATCATTTCAAAGAAATACATCCCAATTTGTTTATAAAATCAGTTGACTTAATTGGACATTCAAATGGGGGAGACATGAGTGTTCTAATGGCCAAGGATTACCCAAACTTGATTCGAAAGGTAATCACTTTGGATCATTTGAGAATTCCATTTCCACTCACTTTCAGTCCCCAGTATTCTAGTTTAAGGTCTACAGATAAGACTGCGGATTCGGGTGTAATTCCTTCACCAGAAATGTGTGATTCGCTTGGTATTCAAATTATTCAGCTGAGAAGAATCACACACAATGAAATGAATGATGAGGGAACTCGTCGTCAAAAGAAAAAAATCAATGGATACATCCAGAAAATATTGGAAAATCGACTTTAA
- a CDS encoding pyridoxine 5'-phosphate synthase gives MTKLSVNINKIATIRNARGGNTPNVVQVAIDCERFGAAGITVHPRPDERHITGKDVMDLSKVVTTEFNIEGYPDERFMQMIEAIRPAQATLVPDPPHVLTSNAGWDTKENSAVLQDIIRRLKSWGVRTSIFVDTDLQNIEYALETGTDRIELYTGPYADNFSINKEQAIEPFIIASKRAIELGLGLNAGHDLNQDNLRYFKQNIPELAEVSIGHALISDALYLGLENTIQRYNYLLRD, from the coding sequence ATGACAAAATTAAGCGTAAACATCAATAAAATTGCAACCATCAGAAATGCACGTGGAGGTAATACTCCGAATGTGGTGCAAGTCGCAATTGACTGCGAACGTTTTGGAGCGGCTGGAATCACCGTTCATCCAAGACCAGATGAACGACACATTACAGGGAAAGATGTCATGGATTTATCTAAAGTAGTTACTACCGAATTCAATATTGAAGGTTATCCAGATGAGCGTTTTATGCAGATGATTGAAGCTATTCGTCCTGCTCAAGCAACCTTGGTTCCAGATCCACCACATGTACTTACAAGTAATGCAGGTTGGGATACGAAAGAAAATTCAGCTGTTTTACAAGATATTATTCGCAGACTAAAATCGTGGGGAGTTCGAACATCTATTTTTGTAGATACTGATTTACAAAACATTGAATATGCATTAGAAACTGGAACAGATCGCATTGAATTATACACTGGACCTTATGCTGATAATTTCTCTATCAATAAAGAACAAGCCATCGAACCATTCATTATTGCATCCAAAAGAGCAATAGAATTAGGGTTGGGACTAAATGCTGGTCATGATTTGAATCAAGATAATTTGCGCTATTTCAAACAAAACATTCCTGAATTAGCAGAAGTCTCTATTGGTCATGCGTTGATTTCAGATGCGCTTTATTTGGGATTGGAAAATACGATTCAGAGATATAACTATTTATTGAGAGATTAA
- a CDS encoding YdcF family protein, which translates to MRIVKFSFLSLLVMVLSACGIFSPSPLKTNQKSLKKAPYDAIIVPGVPFDGKHWSETMKMRVQWGAYLYRKGVTKNIIYSGSSVYTEYEEAAVMALYGEALGIPKEHIFTDPRAEHTTENIYYSYRVAKKNGFQKIALATDPFQLNGMRKFIKKFDLPVDLLPIIKDTLLKQDLSEPRIDPSSAKRANFVSIVDRQSKWQRLRGTFGQHIRWKEEDLKTKHLRKKYSDRME; encoded by the coding sequence ATGAGAATAGTAAAATTTAGTTTCTTGAGTCTGTTAGTCATGGTGTTAAGTGCTTGTGGAATTTTTTCTCCATCTCCACTTAAAACCAATCAAAAATCACTCAAAAAAGCCCCGTATGATGCGATTATTGTTCCTGGAGTTCCATTTGACGGAAAGCATTGGAGTGAAACCATGAAAATGCGTGTTCAGTGGGGAGCGTATTTGTATCGAAAAGGAGTTACAAAAAATATCATTTATTCAGGTTCTTCGGTTTATACAGAATACGAAGAAGCAGCCGTTATGGCTTTGTATGGTGAAGCATTGGGAATTCCAAAAGAACATATTTTCACGGATCCAAGAGCAGAGCATACAACAGAAAATATTTATTATTCTTACCGTGTTGCCAAGAAAAATGGTTTTCAAAAAATTGCACTTGCCACCGATCCTTTCCAGTTGAACGGAATGCGAAAGTTTATTAAAAAGTTTGATCTTCCAGTAGATCTTTTGCCAATTATCAAAGATACTTTGCTGAAACAAGATTTAAGCGAACCAAGGATAGATCCGAGTTCTGCCAAACGTGCTAATTTTGTTTCAATTGTAGATCGCCAATCCAAGTGGCAGCGTTTGAGAGGTACTTTCGGACAACATATTCGCTGGAAAGAAGAAGATTTGAAAACAAAACACTTGCGTAAAAAATACAGTGATCGAATGGAATAA